In one Streptomyces marincola genomic region, the following are encoded:
- a CDS encoding ABC transporter permease: MRDRDRRERLLLGLSAPLLAIVTALAITSAVLAMTGDNPFRAFQVMADYGSKSDSQVWIINKAIPYYLAAAAVAIGFRMNLFNIGVDGQYRVAAFFAAVVGGALSLPGFVQIPVILLTAMVCGAIWAGIAGYLKATRGVSEVITTIMLNFIGGSLIAYFLQEGRLAERDENIIHTTDIPDSSWFFEFPTNPDPVHGSILIAVAVGIAYWFVLGRTRFGFDLRAVGRSEPAAEASGVSVKRTVVTAMLLSGAVAGLVGMPTLLNESGNYGNDFPEGIGFTGIAIALLGRNHPIGMGLAALLWGFLERTGTQLEFEGFDQEIVGVMQGVIVLSVVVAYELVRRWGIRRQQRQVGEQLAARAAGDGRNGPNDPAEVSA; the protein is encoded by the coding sequence CTGCGCGACCGCGACCGCAGGGAACGCCTGCTGCTCGGGCTGAGCGCCCCGCTGCTCGCCATCGTCACGGCCCTGGCCATCACGTCCGCCGTGCTGGCCATGACCGGCGACAACCCGTTCCGCGCCTTCCAGGTGATGGCCGACTACGGGTCCAAGAGCGACAGCCAGGTCTGGATCATCAACAAGGCGATCCCGTACTACCTGGCCGCGGCGGCCGTGGCCATCGGCTTCCGCATGAACCTGTTCAACATCGGTGTGGACGGCCAGTACCGGGTCGCCGCGTTCTTCGCCGCCGTGGTGGGCGGCGCGCTGAGCCTGCCGGGCTTCGTGCAGATCCCCGTCATCCTGCTGACCGCGATGGTCTGCGGCGCGATCTGGGCGGGCATCGCCGGCTACCTGAAGGCGACGCGCGGCGTCAGCGAAGTCATCACCACCATCATGCTGAACTTCATCGGCGGCTCGCTCATCGCCTACTTCCTCCAGGAGGGCAGGCTCGCCGAGCGCGACGAGAACATCATCCACACCACGGACATCCCCGACTCCAGCTGGTTCTTCGAGTTCCCGACCAACCCGGACCCGGTGCACGGCTCCATCCTCATCGCGGTCGCGGTGGGCATCGCCTACTGGTTCGTGCTCGGCCGCACCCGGTTCGGCTTCGACCTGCGGGCCGTGGGGCGCTCCGAGCCGGCGGCCGAGGCCAGCGGCGTCAGCGTCAAGCGCACGGTGGTCACCGCGATGCTCCTGTCCGGCGCGGTGGCCGGGCTCGTGGGCATGCCGACGCTGCTGAACGAGTCGGGCAACTACGGCAACGACTTCCCCGAGGGCATCGGGTTCACCGGCATCGCGATCGCCCTGCTCGGCCGCAACCACCCGATCGGCATGGGCCTGGCGGCCCTGCTCTGGGGCTTCCTCGAACGGACCGGCACGCAGCTGGAGTTCGAGGGCTTCGACCAGGAGATCGTCGGCGTGATGCAGGGCGTCATCGTCCTCTCCGTCGTCGTGGCCTACGAACTGGTCCGCCGCTGGGGGATCAGGCGCCAGCAGCGGCAGGTCGGCGAGCAACTGGCCGCGCGTGCGGCCGGCGACGGACGGAACGGCCCCAACGACCCGGCGGAGGTGTCCGCGTGA